A stretch of the Erinaceus europaeus chromosome 1, mEriEur2.1, whole genome shotgun sequence genome encodes the following:
- the LOC103112473 gene encoding protein tyrosine phosphatase domain-containing protein 1-like, with translation MACGGKACKYENPARWSEQEQAIRGVYSSWVTENILAMARPSTELLEKYCIIDQFQTHGIKTVINLQRQGEHASCGNPLEQESGFTYLPEAFMEAGIYFYNFGWKDYGVVSLTTILDMVKVMTFALQEGKVAIHCHAGFGRTGVLIACYLVFATRMTADQLIIFVRAKRPNSIKTRGQLLCVREFTQFLIPLHNIFACCDPKAHAVTLAQYLIRQRHLLHGYQARLLKHVPKIIHMVCKLLLDLAENRPVVREEVPSVPGLSAEIEKTVSEVVTMQLDKELLRHNSDVSCTPSVAAPDFETQDMVLPHEQEFDPLWKRRNAECLQPLTCLKRQLSYSDSDLKRAEWLLEQGGTPWMVPAQAMPCQHSEQQMPLSHCHTPQSPRVDLSKEILCRNTFSFWNQTKCGGLAGLKEDGSPVSTKNLSKEVQQSRTFSSGVYNPGEPASPNFANLHKEQDCSDHQALPDQGEAHGGGTQGLVSEDGDLMGCDHGTKAQFSIVPETDDSKDVSQVTPHTVLLSELSVEARRVLVAKALANLNEFAEEEEMKRKVEMWQKELNSQDGAWERICGERDPFTLCSLMWSWVEQLKEPVITREDVDMLVDSHSDTAEALFLLEKGQHQTILCVLHCIVSLQTLPANLEEAVLVHTIKAFTKVNFDSENGPIVYNTLKKIFKHTLKEKRKMAQDGPQPGVL, from the coding sequence ATGGCGTGTGGTGGCAAAGCATGCAAGTATGAAAACCCAGCTCGCTGGAGTGAGCAGGAGCAAGCCATAAGAGGGGTCTACTCGTCCTGGGTGACTGAGAATATCCTGGCCATGGCACGCCCGTCTACTGAGCTTCTGGAAAAGTACTGCATCATTGACCAGTTCCAAACCCATGGTATAAAAACAGTGATCAACCTGCAGCGCCAGGGTGAACACGCCAGCTGTGGGAACCCTCTGGAACAAGAAAGTGGCTTCACATACCTCCCCGAGGCTTTCATGGAGGCCGGCATTTATTTTTACAATTTCGGATGGAAGGATTATGGTGTGGTGTCCCTCACTACCATCTTAGATATGGTGAAGGTGATGACATTTGCCTTACAAGAAGGAAAAGTAGCCATCCATTGTCACGCAGGGTTTGGTCGAACAGGTGTCTTAATCGCATGTTATCTGGTCTTTGCAACAAGAATGACTGCTGACCAATTGATCATATTTGTGCGAGCAAAGCGACCCAACTCCATAAAGACTAGAGGACAACTACTGTGTGTGCGGGAATTCACTCAGTTTCTGATTCCTCTCCACAACATATTCGCCTGCTGCGACCCCAAAGCGCACGCCGTCACCTTAGCACAGTACCTCATCCGCCAGCGCCACCTGCTTCATGGTTACCAGGCGCGACTTCTGAAACACGTGCCAAAGATCATCCACATGGTTTGCAAACTACTCTTGGACTTAGCCGAGAACAGGCCGGTGGTGAGGGAAGAGGTGCCCAGCGTGCCTGGTCTGTCTGCAGAAATTGAAAAGACGGTGTCTGAGGTGGTGACGATGCAGCTCGATAAGGAGCTGCTGCGGCACAACAGTGACGTGTCCTGCACCCCTTCTGTGGCGGCCCCCGACTTTGAGACTCAGGACATGGTCCTTCCCCACGAGCAAGAGTTTGACCCCCTCTGGAAGAGGCGGAATGCTGAGTGCCTTCAGCCCCTCACTTGTCTGAAAAGGCAGCTCAGCTACAGTGACTCAGATCTAAAGAGGGCCGAGTGGCTTCTGGAACAAGGGGGGACTCCCTGGATGGTGCCTGCCCAGGCCATGCCTTGCCAGCACTCCGAGCAGCAGATGCCTCTAAGCCACTGTCACACCCCACAGTCACCACGGGTAGACTTAAGTAAAGAAATACTGTGCCGGAATACATTTTCTTTCTGGAACCAGACAAAATGTGGAGGTCTAGCAGGACTCAAAGAGGATGGGTCACCAGTCTCAACAAAGAATCTTTCAAAAGAAGTCCAGCAAAGTAGAACCTTCTCTTCAGGAGTTTATAATCCTGGGGAGCCAGCTTCTCCCAACTTTGCAAATCTCCATAAGGAGCAAGACTGTTCTGACCACCAAGCACTCCCTGATCAGGGTGAAGCCCATGGTGGTGGTACTCAGGGCTTGGTCTCAGAGGATGGTGACCTGATGGGTTGTGATCATGGTACCAAAGCCCAGTTCTCCATTGTACCTGAAACTGATGACAGCAAAGATGTATCTCAAGTCACTCCACACACTGTTTTGCTGTCTGAACTGAGTGTGGAAGCAAGGAGAGTACTGGTAGCCAAAGCCCTGGCAAATTTAAATGAGTTTGCAGAAGAGGAGGAAATGAAAAGGAAGGTAGAAATGTGGCAGAAAGAACTAAATTCGCAAGATGGAGCTTGGGAAAGGATATGTGGCGAAAGAGACCCTTTCACCCTGTGCAGTTTGATGTGGTCTTGGGTGGAGCAGCTGAAGGAGCCTGTGATAACCAGAGAGGACGTGGACATGCTGGTTGATAGCCACTCAGATACCGCAGAAGCACTGTTCTTATTGGAGAAGGGCCAGCATCAGACTATTCTGTGTGTGTTGCATTGCATAGTGAGCCTGCAAACCCTGCCTGCGAACCTGGAGGAGGCTGTCCTCGTCCACACCATCAAAGCTTTCACCAAGGTTAATTTTGATTCTGAAAATGGACCAATAGTTTACAACACCCTGAAGAAAATATTTAAGCACAcactgaaagagaaaagaaaaatggcacagGATGGCCCTCAGCCTGGTGTTTTGTAA